The following coding sequences are from one Coffea arabica cultivar ET-39 chromosome 11e, Coffea Arabica ET-39 HiFi, whole genome shotgun sequence window:
- the LOC140021171 gene encoding uncharacterized protein, with the protein MAPYEALYGRRCRSLIHWDEVGERKILDPTVIPWMEEAQEKVKLIRERLQTAQSRQKSYANTRRKDLEFEVGDKVFLRVKPVKGGKYHPDPSHVLQLEGIEVDESLTYEEGPVRILEREVKELRSKRIPLVKILWKNHGIEEATWELEEDMQRKYPELFH; encoded by the exons atggcaccttatgaGGCATTGTATGGGAGGAGGTGCCGATCTCtgattcattgggatgaagtaggagagaggaAAATTTTAGATCCAACGGTTATACCTTGGATGGAAGAAGCTCAGGAGAAAGTGAAACTAATTAGGGAAAGGCTTCAAACTGCCCAGAGTCGGCAAAAGAGCTACGCCAACACaagaaggaaagatttggaatttgaagtaggAGACAAAGTGTTCCTAAGAGTTAAACCCGTGAAGGGCGGG aaatatcaccccgaTCCAAGCCACGTGTTGCAATTGGAAGGAATTGAAGTAGATGAATCATTAACCTATGAGGAAGGACCGGTTaggattttggaaagagaagtgaAAGAATTGAGAAGTAAGAGAATTCCCTTGGTGAAGATTTTATGGAAAAATCATGGaatagaggaagcaacttgggaactgGAAGAAGATATGCAGAGgaaataccctgagttatttCATTAG